In Rahnella variigena, one DNA window encodes the following:
- a CDS encoding thiazole synthase — protein MLKIADTTFTSHLFTGTGKFASPALMQQALAASGSQLVTMAMKRVDLRRGGDDILSPLQQLGVRLLPNTSGAKTAEEAVFAAQLAREALGTNWVKLEIHPDVKYLLPDAVETLKAAEILVKQGFVVLPYCSADPVLCKRLEEAGCAAVMPLGAPIGSNQGLQTREFLQIIIEQARIPVVVDAGIGAPSQAAQALEMGADAVLVNTAIAVAGDPVEMATAFRLAVQAGVIARQSGLGGRQRHASASSPLTGFLNTSQATS, from the coding sequence ATGTTAAAAATTGCTGATACCACATTCACATCGCACCTTTTTACAGGTACGGGAAAATTCGCCAGTCCGGCATTGATGCAACAGGCGCTGGCCGCATCCGGCTCTCAGCTGGTGACCATGGCGATGAAGCGGGTCGATCTGCGCCGCGGGGGAGACGATATTTTGTCTCCCCTGCAGCAACTCGGCGTGCGTTTGCTGCCGAATACTTCAGGGGCTAAAACGGCGGAAGAAGCGGTGTTTGCCGCGCAACTGGCAAGAGAAGCGTTGGGAACAAACTGGGTGAAACTCGAAATTCACCCGGATGTAAAATATCTGCTGCCTGATGCCGTTGAAACGTTGAAAGCCGCAGAGATTCTGGTGAAACAAGGCTTCGTGGTTCTGCCGTATTGCAGCGCGGATCCGGTGCTGTGTAAGCGTCTGGAGGAAGCGGGTTGCGCAGCGGTCATGCCGCTGGGTGCGCCAATCGGTTCCAATCAGGGGCTGCAAACCCGCGAGTTTCTGCAAATCATCATCGAACAGGCGCGTATTCCTGTGGTGGTGGATGCCGGTATTGGCGCGCCGAGCCAGGCCGCGCAAGCGCTGGAAATGGGTGCCGATGCTGTGCTGGTCAATACCGCGATTGCCGTCGCGGGCGATCCGGTAGAGATGGCTACCGCATTCCGCCTCGCGGTTCAGGCCGGAGTCATTGCCCGCCAGAGTGGTTTAGGCGGCAGACAGCGACACGCCAGTGCATCGAGCCCGCTGACCGGTTTTCTCAATACCTCACAGGCGACGTCATGA
- the rsd gene encoding sigma D regulator, whose amino-acid sequence MLNRLERLTQRVGGSNELVDQWLHARKELLVSYCTLVGLKPNKEKHTPLNEKALDNFCHNLVDYLSAGHFHLYQRIIDEVEGANSPIKLQAAKIYPALELNTEAIMAFHDSYTENDIDDDNAFAFHYALSDVGEALDARFQLEDQLIILAFDRSNHEEKPPANEEHLARPA is encoded by the coding sequence ATGCTAAATCGTCTGGAAAGACTGACCCAACGCGTTGGTGGCAGTAATGAGTTAGTGGATCAATGGCTGCACGCGCGCAAAGAGCTGCTGGTTTCGTACTGCACTTTGGTCGGCCTGAAACCCAATAAAGAAAAACATACCCCTCTCAACGAAAAAGCGCTGGATAACTTTTGCCATAACCTGGTGGACTATCTTTCTGCCGGTCATTTCCATCTGTATCAGCGGATCATTGATGAAGTCGAAGGTGCGAACAGTCCGATAAAATTGCAGGCTGCGAAAATATACCCTGCACTGGAGCTGAACACTGAAGCTATCATGGCTTTCCATGATAGTTACACTGAAAATGATATTGATGATGACAATGCTTTCGCATTTCATTATGCATTATCCGATGTAGGTGAAGCGTTGGATGCGCGTTTTCAGCTGGAAGATCAATTGATTATTCTGGCATTTGACCGCAGCAATCATGAAGAAAAACCCCCTGCAAATGAAGAACATCTCGCCAGACCGGCTTAA
- the thiC gene encoding phosphomethylpyrimidine synthase ThiC, translated as MSSTQKPVISEKKASNRREQRAQAQSFIDSLQGEAFPNSRRIYLEGDRKDIRVPMREIQLSPTLVGGGKDNPKFEENEAIPVYDTAGPYGDPSAVIDVHTGLEKLRARWIKERADTEELPQVSSGFTQQRLADEGLDHLRFEHLPRPRKAMSGKNVTQLHYARKGTITPEMEFIAIRENMGRERIRGEILRQQHPGESFGAHLPANITAEFVRQEVAAGRAIIPANINHPESEPMIIGRNFLVKVNANIGNSAVTSSIEEEVEKLVWSTRWGADTVMDLSTGRYIHETREWILRNSPVPIGTVPIYQALEKVNGVAEDLNWEMFRDTLLEQAEQGVDYFTIHAGVLLRYVPMTAKRLTGIVSRGGSIMAKWCLSHHRESFLFEHFREICEICAAYDVSLSLGDGLRPGSIQDANDEAQFAELRTLGELTKIAWEYDVQVMIEGPGHVPMQMIRRNMTEELEHCHEAPFYTLGPLTTDIAPGYDHFTSGIGAAMIGWFGCAMLCYVTPKEHLGLPNKEDVKQGLITYKIAAHAADLAKGHPGAQIRDNAMSKARFEFRWEDQFNLALDPATARAYHDETLPQESGKVAHFCSMCGPKFCSMKITQEVRDYAAALEAKAQPIELVESGMAQMSAEFRSRGSELYHPATEINK; from the coding sequence ATGTCGAGTACCCAGAAACCCGTTATTTCCGAAAAGAAAGCGTCTAATCGCCGTGAACAACGTGCGCAGGCTCAGTCGTTTATCGACAGTTTGCAGGGCGAAGCCTTCCCCAATTCCCGCCGTATTTATCTTGAAGGTGACCGCAAAGATATTCGCGTGCCGATGCGTGAAATCCAGCTCAGCCCGACACTGGTCGGCGGTGGCAAAGATAATCCGAAGTTCGAAGAAAACGAAGCCATCCCTGTTTATGACACCGCCGGACCTTACGGGGATCCGTCAGCAGTTATCGACGTGCACACCGGTCTGGAAAAATTACGTGCCCGCTGGATAAAAGAGCGTGCGGACACGGAGGAACTCCCACAGGTCAGCTCCGGCTTTACCCAGCAACGGCTGGCGGACGAAGGGCTGGATCATCTGCGCTTCGAACATCTGCCGCGTCCGCGTAAAGCCATGTCTGGCAAAAATGTTACGCAACTGCATTACGCACGCAAAGGCACGATTACCCCGGAAATGGAGTTCATCGCCATTCGCGAAAACATGGGCCGCGAGCGGATCCGTGGTGAGATTTTGCGCCAGCAACACCCCGGTGAAAGCTTTGGCGCGCATTTGCCTGCCAATATCACCGCAGAGTTTGTGCGTCAGGAGGTCGCCGCCGGGCGTGCGATTATTCCTGCTAACATCAACCATCCTGAATCAGAGCCGATGATCATCGGGCGTAATTTCCTGGTGAAAGTGAACGCTAATATCGGCAACTCAGCGGTGACATCATCCATCGAAGAAGAAGTCGAGAAGCTGGTGTGGTCAACGCGCTGGGGCGCAGACACCGTGATGGATCTCTCCACCGGCCGTTATATTCATGAAACCCGCGAATGGATCCTGCGTAACAGCCCGGTGCCGATCGGCACGGTGCCGATTTATCAGGCGCTGGAAAAAGTGAACGGCGTGGCCGAAGACCTGAACTGGGAAATGTTCCGCGATACCCTGCTGGAACAGGCCGAGCAAGGCGTCGATTACTTCACCATTCATGCCGGTGTCTTGCTGCGTTACGTGCCGATGACGGCCAAACGTCTGACCGGCATTGTGTCGCGTGGTGGTTCGATTATGGCGAAATGGTGTCTGTCACATCATCGCGAAAGTTTCCTGTTTGAGCATTTTCGTGAAATTTGCGAAATCTGCGCCGCCTACGATGTCTCCCTTTCATTGGGCGACGGCTTACGTCCGGGCTCAATTCAGGATGCCAATGACGAAGCACAATTCGCTGAATTACGCACGCTGGGCGAACTGACCAAAATTGCCTGGGAATACGATGTGCAGGTGATGATCGAAGGTCCCGGGCATGTGCCGATGCAGATGATCCGACGCAACATGACCGAAGAACTTGAACACTGCCACGAAGCGCCGTTCTATACACTCGGCCCGCTGACCACTGATATCGCGCCGGGTTACGACCACTTCACCTCCGGTATTGGTGCGGCGATGATTGGATGGTTTGGCTGCGCCATGCTGTGTTATGTCACGCCAAAAGAGCATCTCGGCCTGCCGAACAAAGAAGACGTTAAGCAGGGTTTGATTACCTACAAAATCGCAGCACACGCCGCCGATTTAGCCAAAGGTCATCCGGGTGCGCAAATCCGCGATAACGCCATGTCCAAAGCGCGTTTTGAATTCCGCTGGGAAGACCAGTTCAATCTGGCTCTGGATCCGGCCACTGCCCGCGCTTACCACGATGAAACGCTGCCGCAGGAATCCGGCAAAGTTGCTCACTTCTGCTCGATGTGCGGTCCGAAATTCTGCTCAATGAAAATCACTCAGGAAGTTCGCGATTACGCCGCCGCGCTGGAAGCCAAAGCCCAGCCAATAGAACTCGTTGAATCCGGCATGGCGCAAATGTCGGCCGAATTCCGTTCACGCGGCAGCGAGCTTTATCACCCTGCCACGGAGATCAACAAATGA
- the thiE gene encoding thiamine phosphate synthase has translation MNQSAQPFPAVPFHLGLYPVVDTVEWIARLLEAGVKTLQLRVKDLPDEEVEPAIIEAIALGKKYQARLFINDYWRLAVKHQAYGVHLGQEDLDTADLAVIRQAGLRLGVSTHDDTEMARAVAVNPSYIALGHIFPTQTKDMPSAPQGLEELSRHIKQLDGRFPTVAIGGISIERAPSVLDCGVGSIAVVSAITQAADWRAATAELLALCASKVPEDA, from the coding sequence ATGAATCAGTCCGCTCAGCCCTTTCCTGCCGTTCCTTTTCACCTCGGTTTATATCCGGTCGTTGATACTGTGGAATGGATCGCCCGCCTGCTGGAAGCAGGGGTTAAAACGCTGCAACTGCGTGTAAAAGATTTACCCGATGAAGAAGTCGAGCCAGCAATAATCGAGGCCATCGCACTAGGGAAAAAATATCAGGCGCGGTTATTCATCAACGATTACTGGCGTCTGGCGGTAAAACATCAGGCTTATGGCGTGCATCTGGGTCAGGAAGATCTGGATACTGCCGATCTTGCGGTAATCCGTCAGGCAGGTTTACGACTGGGCGTTTCCACCCATGACGATACAGAAATGGCGCGCGCTGTCGCCGTGAATCCTTCATATATCGCACTCGGACATATCTTCCCGACGCAGACCAAGGACATGCCGTCAGCCCCCCAGGGTCTGGAAGAACTTTCCCGACATATTAAGCAACTCGACGGAAGATTCCCGACGGTAGCTATTGGCGGGATCAGCATTGAACGCGCGCCGTCGGTTCTCGATTGCGGCGTCGGCAGCATTGCCGTGGTCAGCGCCATTACGCAGGCAGCGGACTGGCGTGCCGCTACCGCCGAACTGCTGGCTTTATGCGCCAGCAAGGTGCCGGAAGATGCTTAA
- a CDS encoding HesA/MoeB/ThiF family protein yields the protein MLNDAAFMRYSRQLMLEEFGPQAQEKLQAAKVLIVGLGGLGSPAALYLAAAGVGTLILADDDQLHITNLQRQILYRTADLDQPKAALAKRELLRLNPLCEAVAITERLSGEALTRAISDADIVLDCSDNMETRHAVNKACVDAGKTLISGSAVGFSGQLLVIEAPYTHGCYACLYPDQETVQRDCRTSGVLGPVVGTIGILQALEALKILAGLPSVLSGKLRLFDGKTQNWRSLQLTRSSSCAVCGGHA from the coding sequence ATGCTTAACGACGCGGCATTTATGCGTTACAGCCGCCAGCTGATGCTGGAAGAATTCGGCCCGCAGGCGCAGGAAAAGTTACAGGCGGCAAAAGTGCTGATCGTAGGTCTTGGCGGTCTCGGCTCTCCCGCAGCCCTGTATCTGGCGGCTGCGGGCGTCGGCACGCTGATTCTGGCCGATGACGATCAATTGCACATCACTAATCTTCAGCGGCAAATTCTCTACCGCACAGCGGATCTCGATCAGCCCAAAGCCGCTCTGGCAAAGCGTGAGCTGCTGCGCCTGAATCCGCTTTGCGAAGCCGTGGCGATCACGGAACGACTGTCGGGAGAAGCTTTAACCCGTGCCATATCAGATGCTGATATCGTTTTGGATTGCAGCGACAACATGGAAACCAGACACGCGGTCAATAAAGCCTGCGTGGATGCCGGTAAAACGTTAATCAGCGGCAGTGCCGTCGGATTCAGTGGGCAGCTTCTGGTAATTGAAGCCCCCTACACTCACGGCTGTTATGCCTGTTTGTATCCGGATCAGGAAACCGTGCAACGTGATTGCCGGACATCCGGCGTACTCGGGCCAGTTGTGGGCACCATCGGCATATTACAGGCACTCGAAGCACTGAAAATTCTGGCAGGTCTGCCTTCGGTTCTGAGCGGCAAACTGCGGCTGTTCGACGGAAAAACACAAAACTGGCGTTCGCTGCAACTCACGCGATCGTCAAGCTGTGCCGTCTGCGGAGGCCACGCGTGA
- the rpoC gene encoding DNA-directed RNA polymerase subunit beta', whose protein sequence is MKDLLKFLKAQTKTEEFDAIKIALASPDMIRSWSFGEVKKPETINYRTFKPERDGLFCARIFGPVKDYECLCGKYKRLKHRGVICEKCGVEVTQTKVRRERMGHIELASPTAHIWFLKSLPSRIGLLLDMPLRDIERVLYFESYVVIEGGMTNLEKRQILTEEQYLDALEEFGDEFDAKMGAEAIQALLKNMDLEAECEQLREELNETNSETKRKKLTKRIKLLEAFVQSGNKPEWMILTVLPVLPPDLRPLVPLDGGRFATSDLNDLYRRVINRNNRLKRLLDLAAPDIIVRNEKRMLQEAVDALLDNGRRGRAITGSNKRPLKSLADMIKGKQGRFRQNLLGKRVDYSGRSVITVGPYLRLHQCGLPKKMALELFKPFIYGKLELRGLATTIKAAKKMVEREEAVVWDILDEVIREHPVLLNRAPTLHRLGIQAFEPVLIEGKAIQLHPLVCAAYNADFDGDQMAVHVPLTLEAQLEARALMMSTNNILSPANGEPIIVPSQDVVLGLYYMTRDCVNAKGEGMVLTGPKEAERIYRAGLASLHARVKVRITEEIKNTEGEVTHKTSIIDTTVGRAILWMIVPKGLPFSIVNQPLGKKAISKMLNTCYRILGLKPTVIFADQIMYTGFAYAARSGASVGIDDMVIPAKKAEIIEEAETEVAEIQEQFQSGLVTAGERYNKVIDIWAAANERVAKAMMENLSVEDVVNRDGVVEQQVSFNSIFMMADSGARGSAAQIRQLAGMRGLMAKPDGSIIETPITANFREGLNVLQYFISTHGARKGLADTALKTANSGYLTRRLVDVAQDLVVTEDDCGTHEGIMMTPVIEGGDVKEPLRERVLGRVTAEDILKPGTADILVPRNTLLHEKTCDLLEENSVDSVKVRSVVSCETDFGVCANCYGRDLARGHIINKGEAIGVIAAQSIGEPGTQLTMRTFHIGGAASRAAAESSIQVKNTGTIKLSNHKHVSNSNGKLVITSRNTELKLIDEFGRTKESYKVPYGSVMGKGDGASVNGGETVANWDPHTMPVISEVSGFIRFADMVDTQTITRQTDDLTGLSSLVVLDSAERTGSGKDLRPALKIVDAKGDDVLIPGTDMPAQYFLPGKAIVQLEDGTQIHSGDTLARIPQESGGTKDITGGLPRVADLFEARRPKEPAILAEISGIISFGKETKGKRRLVISPLDGSDAYEEMIPKWRQLNVFEGEVVERGDVVSDGPESPHDILRLRGVHAVTRYITNEVQEVYRLQGVKINDKHIEVIVRQMLRKGTIVSAGGTDFLEGEQAEMSRVKIANRKLEAEGKITATFSRDLLGITKASLATESFISAASFQETTRVLTEAAVAGKRDELRGLKENVIVGRLIPAGTGYAYHQDRARRKAQGEVPVVPQVSADEATANLAELLNAGFGNSDD, encoded by the coding sequence GTGAAAGACTTACTAAAGTTTCTGAAAGCGCAAACTAAGACCGAAGAGTTTGATGCGATCAAAATTGCTCTGGCATCGCCAGACATGATCCGTTCTTGGTCTTTTGGTGAAGTTAAGAAGCCAGAAACCATTAACTACCGTACGTTCAAACCAGAACGTGACGGCCTTTTCTGTGCCCGTATCTTCGGACCAGTAAAAGACTACGAATGCCTGTGCGGTAAGTACAAGCGTTTAAAACATCGCGGCGTGATCTGCGAGAAGTGCGGCGTTGAAGTGACCCAGACTAAAGTACGCCGTGAGCGTATGGGCCACATCGAACTGGCTTCCCCGACTGCACACATCTGGTTCCTGAAATCGCTGCCATCGCGCATCGGTTTGCTGCTGGATATGCCACTGCGTGATATCGAACGTGTTCTGTACTTCGAATCCTATGTGGTTATCGAAGGCGGCATGACTAACCTCGAAAAACGCCAGATCCTGACTGAAGAGCAGTATCTGGATGCGTTGGAAGAGTTTGGTGATGAGTTCGACGCGAAGATGGGTGCGGAAGCAATTCAGGCTCTGTTGAAAAACATGGACCTGGAAGCAGAGTGCGAGCAACTGCGTGAAGAGTTGAACGAAACCAACTCCGAAACCAAACGTAAGAAGCTGACCAAGCGTATCAAGCTGCTGGAAGCGTTCGTTCAGTCTGGTAACAAACCAGAGTGGATGATCCTGACCGTGCTGCCGGTACTGCCACCAGACTTGCGTCCATTGGTTCCGTTGGACGGCGGCCGTTTCGCAACGTCGGATCTGAACGATCTGTATCGTCGCGTTATCAACCGTAACAACCGTCTGAAACGCCTGCTGGATCTGGCTGCGCCAGACATCATCGTACGTAACGAAAAACGTATGCTGCAAGAAGCGGTAGATGCTTTGCTGGATAACGGCCGTCGCGGTCGTGCTATCACCGGCTCTAACAAGCGTCCGCTGAAATCTCTGGCAGACATGATTAAAGGTAAACAGGGTCGTTTCCGTCAGAACTTGCTGGGTAAACGTGTCGACTACTCTGGTCGTTCCGTTATCACCGTAGGTCCATACCTGCGTCTGCACCAGTGTGGTCTGCCGAAGAAAATGGCACTGGAACTGTTCAAACCGTTCATTTACGGCAAGCTGGAACTGCGTGGCCTGGCCACCACCATCAAAGCCGCTAAAAAAATGGTTGAGCGCGAAGAAGCTGTCGTTTGGGATATCCTGGACGAAGTTATCCGCGAACACCCGGTACTGCTGAACCGTGCACCAACCCTGCACCGTTTGGGTATCCAGGCGTTTGAACCGGTTCTGATCGAAGGTAAAGCAATTCAGCTGCACCCGCTGGTTTGTGCGGCATATAACGCCGACTTCGATGGTGACCAGATGGCTGTTCACGTACCGTTGACGCTGGAAGCTCAGCTGGAAGCGCGTGCGTTGATGATGTCTACCAACAACATCCTGTCACCTGCGAACGGCGAGCCAATCATCGTTCCTTCTCAGGACGTTGTATTGGGTCTGTACTACATGACTCGTGACTGTGTTAACGCCAAAGGCGAAGGCATGGTTCTGACCGGTCCTAAAGAAGCTGAGCGTATTTACCGCGCCGGTTTGGCCTCTCTGCATGCGCGTGTCAAAGTGCGTATTACAGAAGAGATCAAAAATACCGAAGGCGAAGTTACGCACAAGACGTCGATTATCGACACGACTGTTGGTCGCGCCATCCTTTGGATGATCGTACCAAAAGGTCTGCCGTTCTCTATCGTCAACCAGCCTTTGGGCAAAAAAGCTATCTCCAAAATGCTGAACACTTGTTACCGCATTTTGGGCCTGAAGCCGACCGTTATTTTTGCTGACCAGATCATGTACACCGGTTTTGCTTACGCTGCCCGTTCAGGCGCGTCAGTAGGTATCGATGACATGGTAATCCCTGCGAAGAAAGCAGAGATTATCGAAGAAGCAGAAACCGAAGTTGCTGAAATCCAGGAACAGTTCCAGTCTGGTCTGGTAACTGCTGGCGAACGCTATAACAAAGTGATCGACATCTGGGCTGCGGCCAACGAACGTGTTGCTAAGGCAATGATGGAAAACTTGTCTGTTGAAGACGTCGTCAACCGTGACGGTGTTGTTGAACAGCAGGTTTCCTTCAACAGTATCTTTATGATGGCCGACTCCGGTGCGCGTGGTTCTGCTGCACAGATTCGTCAGCTGGCCGGTATGCGTGGCCTGATGGCGAAACCAGATGGTTCCATCATTGAAACGCCAATCACCGCGAACTTCCGTGAAGGTCTGAACGTACTCCAGTACTTCATCTCTACTCACGGTGCTCGTAAAGGCTTGGCGGATACCGCACTTAAAACGGCTAACTCCGGTTATCTGACTCGTCGTCTGGTTGACGTCGCGCAGGATCTGGTTGTGACCGAAGACGACTGTGGTACTCACGAAGGCATCATGATGACTCCGGTCATCGAAGGTGGCGACGTTAAAGAACCACTGCGCGAACGTGTTCTGGGTCGTGTGACTGCAGAAGATATCCTCAAGCCGGGTACGGCGGATATCCTGGTTCCACGTAACACCCTGCTTCACGAGAAGACGTGTGATCTGTTAGAAGAGAACTCAGTCGACAGCGTGAAAGTACGTTCAGTCGTAAGTTGCGAAACCGACTTTGGTGTGTGTGCAAACTGCTACGGTCGCGACCTGGCACGTGGTCACATCATCAACAAAGGTGAAGCGATCGGTGTTATTGCAGCACAGTCCATCGGTGAGCCGGGTACCCAGCTGACGATGCGTACGTTCCACATCGGTGGTGCGGCATCTCGTGCGGCAGCGGAATCCAGCATCCAGGTTAAGAACACTGGTACCATTAAACTGAGCAACCATAAGCACGTTAGCAACTCTAACGGCAAACTGGTCATCACTTCCCGTAACACTGAGCTGAAATTGATCGACGAATTCGGTCGTACCAAAGAAAGCTATAAAGTGCCTTACGGTTCCGTGATGGGCAAAGGCGATGGCGCATCAGTTAACGGCGGCGAAACCGTTGCTAACTGGGATCCGCACACAATGCCAGTTATCAGTGAAGTGAGTGGTTTCATTCGCTTTGCCGATATGGTGGATACTCAGACCATCACACGCCAGACCGACGACCTGACCGGTTTGTCTTCTCTGGTAGTTCTGGACTCTGCAGAGCGTACCGGTAGCGGTAAAGACCTGCGTCCGGCACTGAAAATCGTTGACGCTAAAGGCGACGACGTATTGATCCCAGGTACTGATATGCCTGCTCAATACTTCCTGCCAGGTAAAGCGATTGTTCAGCTGGAAGATGGTACTCAGATCCACTCTGGTGACACCCTGGCGCGTATTCCTCAGGAATCCGGCGGTACCAAGGACATCACCGGTGGTCTGCCACGCGTTGCTGACCTGTTCGAAGCACGTCGTCCGAAAGAGCCTGCAATCCTTGCTGAAATCAGCGGGATCATCTCCTTCGGTAAAGAAACCAAAGGCAAACGTCGTCTGGTAATTTCTCCGTTAGATGGCAGCGATGCTTACGAAGAAATGATCCCTAAATGGCGTCAGCTGAACGTGTTCGAAGGCGAAGTTGTGGAACGTGGTGACGTCGTATCCGACGGCCCAGAGTCTCCGCACGACATCTTGCGTTTACGTGGTGTTCACGCGGTTACCCGCTATATCACCAACGAAGTGCAGGAAGTTTACCGTCTGCAAGGCGTTAAGATTAACGATAAACACATCGAAGTTATCGTTCGTCAGATGTTGCGTAAAGGCACCATCGTTAGCGCTGGTGGCACTGACTTCCTGGAAGGCGAGCAGGCAGAAATGTCTCGCGTTAAAATCGCTAACCGTAAGCTGGAAGCTGAAGGCAAAATCACGGCAACATTCAGCCGTGACCTGCTCGGTATCACCAAGGCATCCCTGGCGACCGAATCCTTCATCTCTGCTGCGTCGTTCCAGGAAACCACGCGCGTTCTTACCGAAGCGGCTGTTGCCGGTAAACGTGATGAACTGCGTGGCCTGAAAGAGAACGTTATCGTTGGCCGTCTGATCCCAGCCGGTACCGGTTACGCTTATCACCAGGATCGTGCACGCCGTAAAGCTCAGGGCGAAGTGCCAGTTGTACCGCAAGTCAGCGCGGATGAAGCAACGGCTAACCTGGCTGAACTGCTGAACGCAGGTTTCGGTAACAGCGACGATTAA
- the thiH gene encoding 2-iminoacetate synthase ThiH translates to MSSFTDVWSALNWDDLSLRINSKTTRDVERALSRNKIDREGFMALISPAALPYLEPMAQRAQQLTRQRFGNTVNFFAPLYLSNLCANECTYCGFSMSNKIKRKTLDKDEIGRECEALNALGFKHLLLVTGEHKGKVGMDYFRRHFPAIRNHFDSLMIEVQPLQQEEYAELKTLGLDGVLVYQETYHAPTYALHHLRGQKQDFFWRLETPDRLGRAGIDKIGLGALFGLSGNWRTDSYMVAEHLLYLQQTYWQSRYSVAFPRLRPCAGGIEPASLLEENQLVQLICAFRMLAPDVELSLSTRESPYFRDHVIPLAINTVSAGSKTQPGGYADDHPELEQFAPHDNRSPQRVAQALTQAGLQPVWKDWDSFLGRVSQENVGGWQTGKLSGMQIP, encoded by the coding sequence ATGAGCAGCTTTACGGATGTCTGGTCTGCGCTGAACTGGGATGACCTTTCGCTGCGCATTAACAGTAAAACAACACGTGACGTCGAACGGGCGCTCAGCCGGAATAAAATCGACCGTGAGGGTTTTATGGCGTTAATTTCTCCGGCGGCGCTGCCTTATCTGGAACCCATGGCGCAGCGGGCTCAACAACTCACGCGCCAGCGCTTCGGCAACACGGTGAATTTCTTCGCACCGCTGTATTTATCCAATCTTTGCGCCAACGAATGTACTTATTGCGGCTTTTCGATGAGCAATAAAATCAAACGTAAAACGCTGGATAAGGATGAAATCGGGCGGGAATGCGAAGCGCTGAATGCGCTGGGCTTCAAACATCTGTTGCTGGTCACCGGCGAACACAAAGGGAAAGTTGGCATGGACTATTTTCGCCGTCACTTCCCGGCGATCAGAAACCATTTTGATTCGCTGATGATTGAAGTTCAGCCGCTGCAACAGGAAGAATATGCTGAGCTGAAAACGCTGGGACTGGATGGCGTGCTGGTTTATCAGGAAACCTATCACGCGCCGACGTATGCATTACATCATCTGCGAGGCCAGAAACAGGATTTCTTCTGGCGACTGGAAACACCAGACCGGCTCGGACGAGCGGGAATTGATAAAATCGGGCTGGGTGCACTGTTCGGACTTTCAGGAAACTGGCGGACTGACAGTTATATGGTGGCCGAGCATTTGCTGTATCTGCAACAAACTTACTGGCAAAGCCGTTATTCGGTGGCGTTTCCGAGATTGCGTCCTTGCGCCGGTGGAATAGAACCGGCGTCATTGCTGGAAGAAAATCAGCTTGTTCAGCTGATATGCGCTTTCAGAATGCTGGCACCGGATGTCGAGCTTTCACTGTCTACACGCGAATCACCTTATTTCCGCGATCACGTCATTCCGCTGGCGATCAACACCGTCAGTGCCGGATCTAAAACACAGCCCGGCGGCTATGCTGACGATCATCCGGAGCTTGAGCAATTTGCTCCGCACGATAACCGATCGCCACAACGCGTTGCGCAAGCATTAACGCAAGCCGGGCTTCAGCCGGTGTGGAAAGACTGGGACAGTTTTTTGGGGCGCGTCTCGCAGGAAAATGTCGGTGGATGGCAAACCGGTAAACTCTCAGGAATGCAGATTCCATAA
- the thiS gene encoding sulfur carrier protein ThiS yields MNILVNDESHHFSQPLTLLALLDELALKPAGSALAVNQVIIPRDNWPAHLLEDGDEILLFQAIAGG; encoded by the coding sequence GTGAACATTCTGGTTAATGATGAATCTCACCACTTCAGTCAACCGCTCACGTTACTTGCCCTGCTCGATGAACTGGCGTTAAAGCCAGCAGGCAGCGCGCTGGCAGTTAATCAGGTCATTATTCCCCGTGATAACTGGCCTGCTCACTTGCTGGAAGACGGTGATGAGATTTTGCTCTTTCAGGCGATAGCCGGAGGCTGA